One genomic window of Rubricoccus marinus includes the following:
- a CDS encoding JAB domain-containing protein — protein MTALNLHVLRDIEAKMPEGGDRYGGDPVVPQPKLDRRERYHARRLAVSGRLRRLESDAPWFARRTVLYGSVTEPLAGSPQSVVREPAHVLRQPEVHVAYRDALFSGVPLYTTRLVRERTFTFPTRDQVRSPADAAAVLAEYFSDRDREEFVVAFLDTANTLTGLHVASVGGLAASIVEPRQVFKAAVLANAAAVLLAHNHPSGNPEPSREDVTVTRQLVEAGKVMGIPVHDHLILTDHGEDGRPSYTSLAERGLM, from the coding sequence CGTGCTCCGCGACATCGAAGCCAAGATGCCCGAGGGCGGCGACCGCTACGGCGGCGATCCCGTCGTCCCTCAGCCCAAGCTCGACCGCCGCGAGCGGTACCACGCCCGGCGCCTCGCCGTGAGCGGGCGGCTCCGGCGGCTGGAGTCCGACGCGCCGTGGTTTGCGCGGCGGACTGTGCTGTACGGCTCGGTGACCGAGCCTCTGGCGGGGAGCCCTCAATCTGTCGTCCGAGAGCCTGCCCACGTGCTCCGCCAGCCCGAGGTGCACGTGGCCTACCGGGACGCCCTGTTCTCGGGCGTCCCGCTCTACACGACCCGGCTCGTCCGCGAGCGGACGTTCACGTTCCCGACGAGGGACCAGGTCCGCTCGCCCGCTGACGCGGCGGCCGTGCTGGCGGAGTACTTCTCGGACCGCGACCGCGAGGAGTTCGTGGTCGCCTTCCTCGACACTGCCAACACGCTGACCGGGCTCCACGTGGCCTCCGTCGGGGGACTGGCGGCGTCGATCGTCGAGCCGCGCCAGGTGTTCAAGGCGGCCGTGTTGGCGAACGCGGCGGCGGTGCTCCTCGCGCACAACCACCCATCGGGCAACCCGGAGCCGAGCCGGGAGGACGTGACGGTCACGCGGCAGCTCGTCGAGGCGGGCAAGGTCATGGGCATCCCGGTCCACGACCACCTCATCCTGACCGACCACGGAGAGGACGGTCGCCCGTCCTACACGAGCCTCGCCGAGCGGGGGCTGATGTAG